The following proteins come from a genomic window of Maylandia zebra isolate NMK-2024a linkage group LG22, Mzebra_GT3a, whole genome shotgun sequence:
- the azin1b gene encoding antizyme inhibitor 1b translates to MKGLTDQPSYIIELLEGGVTLEDVIDAHICEQALVEKSAFVVGDLGALMRQHLCWQSLVPHVQPYYPVKCNSSPAVIELLASLGLGFICANKAEMSLVLDHGVPPESIILSSVFKQLAHIKYAAKNNIQHLVCENEAELSKIARLHPNAKLLLQLTTEAHAAETSMTFGSSLKSCRHLLEAAKELGVEVVGVTFHIPSSCQDLQQAYTHALSDARCVFDMGVEVGFNMNILDIGGGFTGSEFQLKQVETAVRPLLDAYFPQLSGVQVLAQPGSFYVASAFSLAVNIMGKKVVTRHWDSLAQGENNEDTEFLYYMNEGVYGPFGRKLLGNSIPAPSVHKRVLCAEEAMYASSLWGPSLDPLDQVVERCLLPELSVGDWLLFSNMGVCGLEDLSCLSTAPPLPIYYTVSTSDWYEMQEAGVTLGGAMKNFSFLPYSP, encoded by the exons ATGAAAGGACTCACTGACCAACCCAGCTACATCATTGAACTACTGGAGGGAGGAGTGACTCTGGAAGATGTCATTGATGCACACATCTGTGAACAGGCTCTG GTGGAGAAAAGTGCTTTTGTGGTGGGTGATCTCGGTGCACTGATGCGACAGCATTTGTGCTGGCAGAGCCTGGTGCCACATGTGCAGCCCTACTACCCAGTCAAGTGCAACAGCAGCCCTGCAGTCATTGAATTGCTGGCATCCTTGGGCCTGGGCTTCATTTGCGCCAACAAG GCTGAAATGAGCCTGGTGCTGGATCATGGTGTACCACCGGAAAGCATCATCCTCTCAAGTGTGTTCAAGCAACTGGCACACATCAAGTATGCTGCCAAGAACAACATCCAGCATCTTGTGTGTGAAAATGAGGCAGAGTTGTCCAAGATTGCCCGTCTGCATCCTAATGCAAA GTTGCTGCTGCAGTTGACCACAGAGGCCCACGCGGCTGAGACCAGCATGACCTTCGGCTCCTCTCTCAAGAGCTGCCGGcacctgctggaagcagccaagGAGCTGGGAGTCGAGGTGGTGGGGGTAACCTTCCACATCCCCAGCTCCTGCCAGGACCTGCAACAGGCCTACACCCATGCACTGTCAGATGCCCGCTGTGTGTTTGACATGGGG GTGGAAGTGGGGTTTAACATGAACATCCTTGACATTGGTGGTGGATTTACTGGCTCagagtttcagctgaaacag GTTGAAACTGCAGTCAGGCCACTGCTGGATGCCTACTTCCCCCAGCTTTCTGGTGTGCAGGTCTTGGCCCAGCCGGGCAGCTTCTACGTGGCCTCCGCCTTCAGCCTGGCTGTCAACATTATGGGCAAGAAGGTGGTGACTCGCCACTGGGACAGCCTAGCTCAAG GTGAGAACAATGAGGATACTGAGTTCCTGTACTACATGAATGAGGGTGTTTATGGTCCATTTGGCCGCAAGCTGCTGGGAAACTCCATCCCTGCCCCGTCAGTACACAAG CGTGTGTTGTGTGCTGAGGAGGCAATGTATGCCAGCAGCCTTTGGGGGCCCTCACTGGACCCCTTAGACCAGGTGGTGGAGCGCTGCCTACTACCAGAGCTCAGTGTGGGAGACTGGCTTCTGTTCTCCAACATGGGGGTGTGCGGCCTAGAGGACCTAAGCTGCCTCTCCACTGCCCCCCCACTGCCAATCTACTACACAGTCTCCACCTCTGACTG GTACGAAATGCAGGAGGCCGGCGTGACACTGGGTGGCGCCATGAAGAACTTCTCGTTTCTCCCGTACAGTCCCTAA
- the atp6v1c1b gene encoding V-type proton ATPase subunit C 1-B — translation MTEFWLISAPGEKTCQQTWDKLMVATTRTNNLSTNNKFNIPDLKVGTLDVLVGLSDELAKLDTFVESVVKKVAQYMADVLEDSRDKVQENLLANGVDLVTYVTRFQWDMAKYPIKQSLKNISEIISKQVTQIDNDLKARASAYNNLKGNLQNLERKNAGSLMTRSLADIVKKEDFVLDSEYLITMLVVVPKTSYADWQKTYETLAEMVVPRSTKLLFEDSDSGLFSVTLFRKAVDDFKHKARENKFTVRDFQYNEEEMKADKEEMTRLSTDKKKQFGPLVRWLKVNFSEAFIAWIHIKALRVFVESVLRYGLPVNFQAMLLQPNKKNMKKLREVLYDLYKHLDSSAAIIDASMDIPGLNLSQQEYYPYVYYKIDCNLLDFKV, via the exons ATGACAGAATTCTGGTTGATCTCGGCTCCCGGGGAGAAGACCTGCCAGCAGACCTGGGACAAGCTGATGGTGGCCACTACGCGCACCAACAACCTCTCCACTAACAACAAGTTCAACATCCCTGACCTCAAg GTTGGGACTCTGGATGTCTTAGTTGGCCTGTCAGATGAGCTGGCTAAACTAGACACTTTTGTGGAAAG TGTGGTAAAGAAGGTTGCTCAGTACATGGCCGATGTTCTGGAGGACAGCCGAGACAAAGTCCAGGAGAACCTGTTGGCCAATGGAG TTGACCTGGTCACCTATGTCACCAGATTTCAGTGGGATATGGCGAAATATCCGATCAAACAGTCTCTGAAAAACATCTCGGAGATCATTTCCAAG CAAGTGACTCAGATAGACAACGACCTGAAGGCCAGAGCTTCGGCTTACAACAATCTAAAGGGAAACCTGCAGAATCTGGAGAGGAAGAATGC GGGGAGCTTGATGACCAGAAGTCTGGCTGACATAGTGAAGAAAGAGGACTTTGTGCTGGACTCAGAGTACCTGATTACCATGCTGGTGGTCGTCCCAAA GACGAGCTACGCTGACTGGCAGAAGACATACGAAACGCTGGCTGAAATGGTCGTACCACGCTCCACCAA GCTGCTGTTTGAAGACAGCGACAGCGGTCTGTTCAGTGTCACCCTCTTCAGGAAAGCTGTAGATGACTTCAAACACAAGGCTAGAGAAAACAA GTTTACAGTGCGGGACTTCCAGTACAATgaggaggagatgaaggcaGACAAAGAAGAGATGACACGCTTGTCCACCGACAAGAAGAAACAGTTT GGCCCTTTGGTACGATGGCTGAAGGTGAATTTCAGTGAGGCCTTCATTGCGTGGATTCACATAAAAGCTCTACGCGTGTTTGTGGAGTCGGTGCTCAG ATATGGGCTGCCAGTCAACTTCCAGGCTATGCTGCTTCAGCCCAACAAGAAGAACATGAAGAAACTCAGAGAGGTGCTGTACGACCTGTACAAGCACCTGGACAGCAGTGCTGCAATCATTGAC GCCTCCATGGACATCCCGGGGCTGAACTTGAGCCAGCAAGAGTACTACCCCTATGTTTACTACAAGATCGACTGCAACCTGTTGGATTTCAAGGTCTAG
- the si:ch211-215i13.3 gene encoding uncharacterized protein si:ch211-215i13.3 isoform X3 codes for MIISMGCGGSRADAIIEPRYHESWTRETESTWLTNTDVETPLPVANSKPLEANIREKRMVNTGTQCGKQALTTSSSNHQRRPRRSFSDVGVTGSSNLLVTPKGGHQRRPALCLRMGSR; via the exons ATGATTATCTCGATGGGTTGTGGAGGGAGTCGGGCGGACGCGATCATCGAGCCGAGGTACCATGAAAGCTGGACAAGAGAAACAGAATCGACATGGCTTACTAACACGGATGTAGAGACCCCTCTTCCAGTAGCAAACA GTAAACCTCTGGAAGCCAACATAAGGGAGAAGAGGATGGTGAACACGGGCACCCAGTGTGGGAAGCAGGCCCTCACCACCAGCAGCTCCAACCACCAGAGGAGACCCAGACGCTCTTTTAGTGATGTAGGTGTCACTGGTAGCAG CAATCTACTCGTGACTCCAAAAGGAGGTCATCAAAGGAGGCCAGCGCTTTGTCTAAGGATGGGCAGCCGGTAA
- the si:ch211-215i13.3 gene encoding uncharacterized protein si:ch211-215i13.3 isoform X1 gives MIISMGCGGSRADAIIEPRYHESWTRETESTWLTNTDVETPLPVANSKPLEANIREKRMVNTGTQCGKQALTTSSSNHQRRPRRSFSDQSTRDSKRRSSKEASALSKDGQPVSANSSDDPEPENASDER, from the exons ATGATTATCTCGATGGGTTGTGGAGGGAGTCGGGCGGACGCGATCATCGAGCCGAGGTACCATGAAAGCTGGACAAGAGAAACAGAATCGACATGGCTTACTAACACGGATGTAGAGACCCCTCTTCCAGTAGCAAACA GTAAACCTCTGGAAGCCAACATAAGGGAGAAGAGGATGGTGAACACGGGCACCCAGTGTGGGAAGCAGGCCCTCACCACCAGCAGCTCCAACCACCAGAGGAGACCCAGACGCTCTTTTAGTGAT CAATCTACTCGTGACTCCAAAAGGAGGTCATCAAAGGAGGCCAGCGCTTTGTCTAAGGATGGGCAGCCGGTAAGCGCCAACAGCAGTGACGATCCAGAACCTGAAAACGCCTCTGACGAAAGATGA
- the si:ch211-215i13.3 gene encoding uncharacterized protein si:ch211-215i13.3 isoform X2, with the protein MIISMGCGGSRADAIIEPRYHESWTRETESTWLTNTDVETPLPVANSKPLEANIREKRMVNTGTQCGKQALTTSSSNHQRRPRRSFSDVGVTGSRYWHVNLLVTPKGGHQRRPALCLRMGSR; encoded by the exons ATGATTATCTCGATGGGTTGTGGAGGGAGTCGGGCGGACGCGATCATCGAGCCGAGGTACCATGAAAGCTGGACAAGAGAAACAGAATCGACATGGCTTACTAACACGGATGTAGAGACCCCTCTTCCAGTAGCAAACA GTAAACCTCTGGAAGCCAACATAAGGGAGAAGAGGATGGTGAACACGGGCACCCAGTGTGGGAAGCAGGCCCTCACCACCAGCAGCTCCAACCACCAGAGGAGACCCAGACGCTCTTTTAGTGATGTAGGTGTCACTGGTAGCAGGTACTGGCATGT CAATCTACTCGTGACTCCAAAAGGAGGTCATCAAAGGAGGCCAGCGCTTTGTCTAAGGATGGGCAGCCGGTAA